The Astyanax mexicanus isolate ESR-SI-001 chromosome 7, AstMex3_surface, whole genome shotgun sequence genome has a window encoding:
- the nin gene encoding ninein isoform X1, whose amino-acid sequence MKSHLGPDSSNSSLCGGLMDGEGDQYEERLREVFQSFDGNGAGSLNPEELAELCHALQLNDTAIHTLLHTLLDTQDQLTARVEFEQFKNALILVLSSTEETLTNEESPARPDSPEVQPRFVKGNKRYGRRSTPEFTHAISEPPEEELEEEATEISDGTISIKRERWNADLSSPEEYEAEGQLHLWNPDEPSTPRGSMAPLSDLEERLHSACQQLSLPLNGMATPQQLHTLCQHLGMEVGEDAFQSVDEECMMSVQEFVSCVLNRNKPPTPSASTPYRQLKRHHSMQPFDETGRRISSLLSGTIGLRLFSGLDDGTGHTAVDQLLDTWLEEGVENCTEILQALDFSLDGKVNLSELTAALENELLITKNSIHQAALVSFKAEIRHLLERVDLELREKEKIRSDLEKAEKLKSQLASDVDEHHSAIERINDLNLRKLEQEYKDRMATLRVELSKEVELVRLQANQQSEELEQEIRRIRDDESFLREHLTLTIKENGRLESELLDSTERLIEADAQLTKLQKNLDSVLKEKFGDLDLSNAEFYQQEERLRQLRSSYEEQCRELQDRIDELQAQLEDCRAMGRTPQLSLMPSLSDELDSRSPGRESDQGLGSEDGQAININLETEMMLEQLKEEHNRELKNIRAQLDTTMNECQHELEEQKTALENERSLLSTQHQQEIQALQEEAAEALEKARGLQEQLDQERLSMELRQSEELADLRTLHQQELDSLNQEAQDTKSRALQLEEQLRDLEECGVSEREELNRAHAEELRLLELQHKDALEARIQEERDRLLLEKENAEKRLAEEWDKEKQQLEEIHNEVLKVRLEEVQQMAEQERVELERRLWEDWEKEKLQIEESNKTALQAVLEEELVRLLKDQEDRERELAERWEEEHTLLQQQVQQEVERVRADEEKAQGRRLEEQQREMALLQLQHEEMLQARLEEQREQLQTEREKQERRWQEVLEEEQSRMEEAHREAMQELSAKHCEERERLSCMLEKLRTDIGEERKELETHFSQRIKEVEARFSGDQEAVSERFQTDVRKLEQHYQSELSVLTQRHAAERAQWEEELEAAVQEAEQQRKLLREALQLERENMVQEFAKERETLENSHAAEMEALREKNLELQNQLENFISSAQMKEIELSRQLNELHNRLQENLETKDALLSHAECRAEELEQLLRQATEDFAQERAELQCNLLELEAQQTETHSLAEKQIQERSDLLAEREELKGKLEELEKVLRQAVEDFHYERLELQGTVAELEEKLKESVSLILEKEEQRVALLTERDSLELKVQEMEAELAEATRAMAVDRQVFQELGIGMEFLASSAENFIAVRDACEDETADHQSEDFSVLGADSPSVQDEDLEGELTLQKENAGDFAGEDAQTVNAEMLKISGARVLSCDESDCRDSSEKVEKEEDGFYEPGGTYTLGRAESTDKLSVGNLDNDYHECVVSWDSIRSVDVSEEMVDLTIPNLAAEDGEGFEAGEPVEEFPSVEMEVARLCTLSEDDKVEIPSNLIDEVEEEKGVDKDSNAVICNRTVVPGAECGVTNRNVGDNSANDDNAENIPEVNSISIGEILPEEGLIETVEMACTSEKEEVDKMAEENPLDSDIAIAAASLDEDNVSPSSFVISSELSEDVLSERQNKDYLEPMLENAEVLRIVEECSEITGTLDLEKDSDDSTQLNTAEEDQGKENEAQESAEVISDSMAMDNEPNNVEVADQYDSTTAEDEASCHKEPIQDPKAIDQADIPNDLECPELTVALENESMVKETNQQETHEDQSICAREILELQEIAVQFKDQSSLLEVLQDQYSSAVEQNLSLQEQLSLLQQHTNELELLLDLNRGKLQESHELRVELIALAAQAKELEIKELELTDLQKSYEECVCENLQLVDRNRKLEKRVQNLESRMNIVQEFQEQQTCLLEEIARVREENAKLSMAVQELEKQDEMMLALQQDAESSDSSDDSSLDLGSQLEAKIAAVSELEDCCTEFEKQNSRLRHALANLQEKSLRIHDRMQEHRSEAGRLAEENLVLRQKISALKEEDLRENQHELLLQVEHFRKERSSAQKVVDGLKRQISELRRRGQQLEEENDALSQQNVKHALSVDTLQHTLEEMIRHSHGNGSSNEGRELENVEDFVAPVIRTEKLEEEKELLKAELNRCVEKMTRYRSLETQFAQLLNERQTSDKHNQALRTQLIKAQEKVQAVDSTVQGLTQQNARLKSDLRITLQERDALKQEVISLHKQLQNSNEKCRLVEMSISGISGGSQQGKRVWTELSGLMEAELTLLREENQRLQCEISDSRLELNSAREKARQLEMLVLSIKQQKQQTQASLAKAAEQERSAFKREMEALHTQLHNKICDSSEEQRVMESLQEENERLKNKQTILEAQLMEAQLIAMLPPSPLRLPGERRGQRLGDDMIPDVSVQEERELALLKMEERMKEVELTLRNVKLLLQEKVSQLKEQLNKNSKADVLIKDLYVENAQLLKALEMSEQRHKVTEKKNYLLEEKISSLNKIVRELSPSPLTPVPYHFTRS is encoded by the exons ATGAAGTCGCACCTAGGACCAGACTCCAGCAACTCCagcctgtgt GGCGGGCTGATGGATGGAGAGGGAGATCAGTATGAGGAGCGCTTAAGGGAAGTGTTCCAGAGCTTTGATGGGAATGGTGCTGGTTCTCTAAACCCAGAGGAGCTCGCTGAACTCTGCCACGCCCTGCAGCTGAACGACACGGCaatacacacacttctacacacactgCTCGACACTCAGGACCAACTCACTGCACGG GTTGAATTTGAGCAATTTAAGAACGCTTTGATTCTGGTGCTATCGTCCACAGAAGAGACGCTGACTAATGAGGAGAGCCCTGCACGCCCAG ACTCTCCGGAGGTGCAGCCGCGCTTTGTAAAGGGCAATAAGCGATATGGCCGTCGGTCCACACCAGAGTTTACACATGCCATTTCAGAACCTCCTGAGGAGGAACTGGAGGAAGAGGCTACAGAGATCAGTGATGGGACAATATCGATCAAGCGTGAG cGCTGGAACGCTGACTTGAGTAGTCCAGAGGAGTATGAAGCAGAGG GTCAGTTGCATCTGTGGAATCCTGATGAACCCAGTACACCGCGTGGCAGCATGGCGCCCCTCAGTGACCTGGAGGAGAGATTGCACAGTGCTTGCCAGCAGCTCTCTCTGCCGCTGAATGGCATGGCTACTCCACAACAACTGCACACACTGTGCCAGCATCTTGGCATGGag gttgGAGAAGATGCGTTTCAGTCTGTGGATGAGGAGTGTATGATGAGTGTACAGGAGTTTGTTTCCTGCGTCCTTAACAGAAACAAACCTCCTACTCCCTCTGCCTCAACACCCTACAGACAACTTAAGAGACACCACTCTATGCAG CCGTTTGATGAGACAGGCCGCAGGATCTCGTCTTTGTTGAGCGGTACAATAGGACTGCGGCTGTTCTCTGGATTAGATGATGGAACAGGACACACAGCTGTAGATCAGCTGCTGGACACCTGGCTAGAAGAGGGAGTGGAGAACTGCACAGAGATCCTACAG GCTCTGGATTTCAGCCTTGATGGAAAGGTGAATCTGAGTGAGCTGACAGCAGCTCTGGAGAATGAGCTGTTGATCACCAAGAACTCCATCCACCAGGCGGCACTGGTGAGCTTTAAGGCGGAGATCAGACACCTGCT TGAGCGTGTGGACCTGGAGCTCAGGGAAAAGGAGAAAATCCGCTCTGATCTGGAGAAAGCagaaaagctcaaatctcagttGGCCTCTGATGTGGATGAACATCACTCTGCCATTGAACGCATTAATGATCTGAACCTGCG gaaATTAGAGCAGGAATATAAGGACAGAATGGCTACTCTGAGGGTGGAGCTGAGCAAAGAGGTGGAGCTTGTGAGACTACAAGCCAATCAGCAGAGTGAAGAACTGGAACAGGAAATTAGGAGGATCAGAGATGATGAGTCCTTTCTCAGAGAACACCTTACTCTGACTATTAAG GAGAATGGCCGCTTGGAATCAGAGCTGCTGGACAGCACAGAGCGGCTGATTGAAGCAGATGCACAGCTGACTAAATTGCAGAAAAACCTGGACAGTGTGCTCAAAGAGAAG tttGGAGATTTGGATCTGAGCAATGCAGAATTTTACCAGCAGGAGGAGCGTCTGAGGCAGCTTCGCAGCAGTTATGAGGAGCAGTGCCGG GAGCTACAAGATCGTATAGATGAGTTACAGGCACAGTTAGAGGACTGCCGAGCTATGGGACGGACTCCGCAGCTCTCTCTCATGCCCTCTCTGTCTGATGAGTTGGATAGCAGAAGTCCTGGCAGGGAGTCTGACCAAG GCCTAGGTTCAGAAGATGGACAGGCCATTAACATAAATCTGGAAACTGAGATGATGCTTGAGCAGCTAAAGGAGGAGCACAACAGAGAGTTGAAGAACATCAGAGCACAGCTAGACACCACG ATGAACGAGTGCCAGCATGAACTGGAGGAACAGAAAACTGCCCTAGAGAACGAGAGGAGTCTGCTCTCCACACAGCACCAGCAAGAGATACAGGCCTTGCAGGAAGAGGCAGCTGAAGCACTGGAGAAAGCCCGGGGTCTGCAGGAGCAGCTGGATCAAGAACGGCTCAGCATGGAGCTTCGTCAGAGCGAAGAACTTGCTGACTTGCGTACCCTCCATCAACAGGAGCTGGACTCCCTCAACCAGGAGGCGCAGGACACAAAGAGCCGTGCATTACAGCTCGAGGAGCAGCTCAGGGATCTGGAGGAGTGtggcgtgagtgagagagaggagctgaATAGGGCTCATGCAGAGGAGCTCAGACTGTTAGAACTGCAGCATAAGGATGCTCTAGAGGCCAGAATACAGGAGGAGAGGGACAGACTGCTGTTAGAAAAGGAAAACGCAGAGAAGAGGCTTGCAGAGGAGTGGGACAAGGAGAAACAGCAGCTTGAGGAGATCCACAATGAGGTGCTAAAGGTCCGGCTAGAGGAGGTGCAGCAAATGGCTGAGCAGGAGCGAGTGGAGTTGGAGAGAAGACTATGGGAAGATTGGGAGAAGGAGAAGCTGCAGATTGAGGAAAGCAATAAAACAGCACTGCAAGCAGTACTGGAGGAGGAGCTGGTGCGTTTGCTGAAAGATCAAGAGGACCGAGAAAGGGAGCTCGCTGAGCGCTGGGAGGAGGAACACACCCTTCTGCAGCAGCAGGTCCAACAGGAAGTTGAGCGAGTGCGGGCCGATGAGGAGAAGGCGCAGGGCAGGAGGCTCGAGGAGCAACAGAGGGAGATGGCTCTGCTACAGTTGCAGCATGAAGAAATGCTCCAAGCCAGACTGGAAGAGCAGCGAGAGCAGCTGCAGACTGAAAGAGAGAAGCAGGAAAGGAGGTGGCAGGAAGTGCTAGAGGAGGAGCAGAGCAGAATGGAGGAGGCGCACAGGGAGGCCATGCAGGAGCTGAGTGCCAAACACTGTGAGGAGAGGGAGAGGCTCAGCTgcatgctggagaaacttcgcaCAGACATTGGAGAAGAGAG GAAGGAGTTAGAGACCCACTTCTCCCAGAGAATCAAAGAAGTAGAGGCACGTTTCTCTGGTGACCAAGAAGCGGTGTCTGAGCGTTTTCAGACAGACGTACGAAAGCTGGAGCAGCACTACCAGAGCGAGCTTTCTGTGCTCACCCAGCGGCACGCCGCAGAGCGTGCACAGTGGGAAGAGGAGCTGGAAGCTGCAGTTCAGGAAGCAGAGCAGCAAAGGAAACTCCTACGAGAAGCTCTACAGCTAGAAAGAGAGAATATGGTCCAGGAGTTTGCAAAGGAACGAGAGACGCTGGAAAACAGCCATGCTGCAGAGATGGAGGCTCTAAGGGAAAAGAACCTAGAGCTGCAGAATCAACTGGAGAACTTTATTAGCTCCGCTCAAATGAAGGAGATCGAGCTCAGCCGTCAGCTAAATGAGCTCCACAACCGGCTGCAGGAGAACCTGGAGACAAAGGATGCATTGCTAAGTCATGCTGAATGCAGGGCTGAGGAACTAGAGCAGCTGCTCAGACAGGCTACTGAGGACTTTGCACAGGAGAGGGCAGAGCTACAGTGCAACCTGTTGGAGTTGGAGGCCCAGCAAACTGAGACACATTCGTTAGCTGAGAAACAGATTCAGGAGCGAAGTGATTTGCTTGCAGAGCGAGAGGAGTTGAAGGGAAAGTTGGAGGAGTTGGAGAAGGTCCTTCGCCAGGCGGTGGAAGACTTTCACTATGAGCGACTGGAGCTGCAGGGCACTGTAGCTGAGCTGGAAGAGAAACTGAAAGAGAGCGTGTCATTAATACTGGAGAAGGAGGAGCAGAGAGTAGCACTGTTGACCGAGAGGGACAGCTTAGAACTGAAAGTTCAGGAGATGGAGGCAGAACTTGCAGAAGCTACCAGAGCAATGGCTGTGGACAGGCAAGTGTTTCAGGAGCTAGGCATAGGGATGGAGTTTCTTGCTTCATCTGCAGAGAATTTCATTGCTGTCAGAGATGCATGTGAGGATGAGACCGCAGATCACCAATCAGAGGACTTTAGTGTTCTAGGAGCGGATTCACCATCTGTACAAGATGAGGATCTTGAGGGAGAGTTAACTTTGCAGAAGGAAAATGCAGGAGACTTTGCAGGAGAAGACGCACAGACTGTTAATGCTGAGATGCTGAAAATAAGTGGTGCTCGGGTTCTAAGCTGTGATGAGAGTGATTGTAGAGATAGCAGTGAgaaagtagaaaaggaggaggatGGCTTTTATGAGCCAGGTGGTACTTATACCTTGGGAAGAGCAGAGAGCACAGACAAACTTTCTGTTGGCAATTTGGATAATGATTATCATGAGTGTGTGGTCTCCTGGGATAGCATTAGATCTGTagatgtttctgaggagatggtTGACTTGACCATTCCCAATCTCGCAGCTGAGGATGGGGAAGGTTTTGAGGCTGGAGAACCTGTAGAAGAATTCCCAAGTGTTGAGATGGAGGTTGCAAGACTTTGCACCTTATCTGAAGATGACAAGGTAGAGATTCCAAGCAACCTCATAGATGAAGTGGAGGAGGAAAAAGGTGTAGACAAAGACAGTAATGCAGTTATTTGCAATAGAACAGTGGTGCCAGGTGCTGAATGTGGCGTCACGAACAGGAACGTAGGGGATAACTCTGCGAATGATGACAATGCGGAGAACATCCCTGAGGTcaatagcattagcattggtgAGATTCTACCTGAGGAAGGGTTGATTGAGACTGTCGAGATGGCTTGCACAAGTGAAAAGGAAGAAGTGGATAAGATGGCTGAAGAGAATCCTTTGGACAGTGATATTGCCATTGCTGCAGCAAGCCTAGATGAAGATAATGTATCCCCATCTTCATTTGTGATCTCTTCTGAGCTAAGTGAAGATGTCTTGAGTGAAAGGCAGAATAAAGACTACTTGGAGCCCATGTTGGAGAATGCAGAAGTATTGAGGATAGTTGAGGAGTGTTCTGAAATCACTGGTACCCTAGACCTTGAAAAGGATTCTGATGATTCAACCCAGTTGAACACAGCTGAGGAGGATCAAGGTAAAGAAAATGAAGCACAAGAGAGTGCAGAGGTTATTAGCGATTCTATGGCAATGGATAACGAGCCAAACAATGTTGAGGTTGCAGACCAATATGATTCCACCACTGCTGAAGATGAAGCCTCTTGCCACAAGGAGCCCATACAGGATCCCAAAGCTATCGATCAGGCAGATATTCCCAATGATCTTGAATGTCCAGAACTGACTGTAGCTCTTGAGAATGAATCCATGGTAAAAGAAACCAACCAGCAAGAAACTCATGAGGACCAAAGCATCTGTGCCAGAGAGATCCTGGAGTTGCAGGAAATAGCAGTGCAGTTCAAAGACCAGAGCAGCCTTCTGGAGGTTCTCCAGGACCAGTACAGCAGTGCTGTAGAGCAGAATCTCTCTCTGCAAGAGCAGCTAAGCCTGCTACAACAGCACACCAATGAGCTGGAACTGCTGCTGGACCTAAACAGAGGGAAGCTGCAGGAGAGCCATGAGCTCAGGGTAGAGTTAATCGCTTTGGCAGCCCAAGCTAAAGAACTGGAGATCAAAGAGCTGGAGCTCACTGATCTTCAAAAGAGCTATGAGGAGTGTGTTTGCGAGAATTTGCAGTTAGTAGATCGCAACAGGAAACTGGAGAAAAGGGTGCAGAACCTGGAAAGCAGGATGAACATTGTTCAGGAGTTTCAGGAGCAACAGACGTGCTTGCTAGAAGAGATCGCTCGGGTGCGTGAGGAGAATGCCAAGTTAAGCATGGCCGTGCAGGAACTGGAAAAGCAGGACGAGATGATGCTGGCTCTGCAGCAGGATGCCGAATCTTCCGACTCCTCAGACGACTCCTCTCTCGACTTAGGCTCCCAACTGGAGGCGAAGATTGCTGCGGTGTCGGAGCTAGAAGACTGCTGCACAGAGTTTGAAAAGCAGAACTCGAGGCTACGCCATGCACTTGCCAACCTTCAGGAGAAGTCCCTCAGGATACATGACAGAATGCAGGAACATAG GAGTGAAGCTGGTCGACTGGCAGAAGAAAACCTCGTTCTAAGGCAGAAGATCTCTGCACTTAAGGAAGAGGACCTGAGGGAGAACCAGCATGAGCTGCT ACTTCAAGTTGAGCACTTCAGAAAGGAGAGGAGTTCTGCGCAGAAGGTGGTGGATGGATTAAAGAGACAG ATTTCAGAACTGCGTCGTCGTGGACAGCAACTGGAAGAGGAAAATGATGCTTTGTCGCAGCAGAATGTGAAACATGCACTCAGTGTTGACACCCTTCAGCACACTCTTGAGGAAATGATACGCCATTCGCATGGCAATGGATCATCCAATGAGGGCAGAGAG TTGGAGAATGTTGAGGATTTTGTGGCTCCTGTTATCAGAACAGAAAAGCTGGAAGAGGAGAAGGAGCTTCTGAAAGCAGAACTCAACCGCTGTGTGGAAAAG ATGACTCGCTATCGATCATTAGAAACCCAGTTTGCTCAGCTCTTGAACGAGAGACAGACATCAGACAAGCACAACCAGGCTCTTCGCACACAGCTGATAAAGGCACAGGAGAAG GTCCAGGCTGTGGACTCCACAGTGCAGGGGCTGACCCAGCAAAATGCCCGACTCAAATCTGACCTGCGCATCACGCTGCAGGAGCGAGACGCTCTCAAACAGGAAGTGATCTCACTGCACAAACAGCTGCAGAATTCGAACGAGAAG TGTCGGCTAGTGGAGATGTCCATATCTGGGATCTCTGGTGGTTCGCAGCAGGGGAAGCGTGTATGGACTGAGCTCTCTGGACTAATGGAGGCGGAGCTTACTTTACTGCGTGAAGAAAATCAGCGGCTCCAGTGTGAGATCAGCGATTCTCGTCTAGAGCTCAACTCTGCACGAGAGAAG GCTCGTCAGCTGGAGATGTTGGTGTTGAGCATCaaacagcagaagcagcagacCCAGGCGAGTCTGGCTAAAGCAGCAGAGCAGGAGAGATCAGCTTTCAAACGAGAGATGGAGGCACTGCACACCCAGCTACACAACAAG ATATGTGACAGCAGTGAGGAGCAGAGGGTCATGGAGAGTCTTCAGGAGGAGAATGAAagattgaaaaacaaacagacaataCTGGAAGCCCAGCTGATGGAG GCTCAACTTATTGCGATGTTGCCTCCATCTCCCCTACGGTTGCCTGGGGAACGGAGAGGGCAGCGCCTTGGTGACGATATGATCCCAGATGTCAGTGTGCAG GAGGAGCGGGAGCTGGCACTGCTGAAGATGGAGGAGAGGATGAAGGAGGTGGAGCTTACACTCCGAAATGTCAAGCTGTTGCTGCAGGAGAAGGTTTCTCAACTCAAAGAACAG cTTAATAAGAACAGTAAGGCGGACGTGCTGATTAAGGATCTGTATGTGGAGAACGCTCAGCTGTTGAAGGCTCTGGAAATGAGTGAGCAGAGACACAAAGTGACAGAGAAGAAGAACTACCTCCTGGAAGAAAAAATCTCCAGTCTCAACAAGATTGTGCGTGAGCTCAGTCCCTCACCCCTGACTCCTGTGCCCTACCACTTCACTCGCTCCTGA